Proteins from a genomic interval of Methanofollis formosanus:
- a CDS encoding AMP-binding protein: MVTGSYACGHSGLSLMGETIGAMLNRIAAQYPENEALVSVHQNIRWTYREFLLQVNSLARGLMALGVERGDRVAIWAMNYAEWTLTQFATAKIGAILVNINPAYRVFELEYALKQAEVSTLIVQGRFKTSDYVGMVYEACPEAIEARPGRVSTEKFPFLKNIVFMGDIPYNGMFTWDEMIKRGEAISPDELEEREESLNFDDAINIQYTSGTTGFPKGVVLTHHGVMNNGFIIGEGMKFTEKDRLCIPVPFYHCFGMVLSNMASVTHGSTMVIPAPYFNAEAVMKTVQNERCTAVHGVPTMFIAELSHPEFAKYDFSTLRTGIMAGSPCPIEVMKQVNTLMNMRDIVIVYGQTELSPGITMTTVDDPLERRVGTVGRAFPHTEIKIIDPYTKRIVPRGVVGEICARGYMAMKCYYNNPSATRATLDHNGWLHTSDLGVMDEEGYVKMSGRLKEMVIRGGENIYPREIEEFLHHHPRIADAYVIGVPDKIYGEELMAWVKPKEGQSITPEEIVEFCTGQIARFKIPRYFKFVDDFPMSVTGKIQKFKMRDIAVEELGLGEASEVKTA, encoded by the coding sequence ATGGTCACGGGCAGCTATGCATGCGGACATTCAGGGCTGTCGCTGATGGGCGAGACCATCGGCGCCATGCTCAACCGTATAGCCGCACAATACCCGGAGAACGAGGCCCTGGTATCTGTGCACCAGAACATCCGCTGGACGTACCGGGAGTTCCTTCTTCAGGTAAACTCCCTTGCACGTGGCCTTATGGCACTCGGCGTCGAGCGCGGCGACCGGGTTGCGATCTGGGCGATGAACTACGCCGAGTGGACCCTCACCCAGTTTGCGACCGCGAAGATCGGGGCCATCCTGGTCAACATCAACCCGGCCTACCGGGTCTTCGAACTGGAATACGCCCTCAAGCAGGCCGAGGTCTCGACCCTCATCGTGCAGGGGCGGTTCAAGACCTCCGACTATGTCGGCATGGTCTACGAGGCCTGCCCCGAGGCGATCGAGGCGCGGCCCGGCAGGGTCTCGACTGAGAAGTTCCCGTTCCTCAAAAACATCGTCTTCATGGGCGACATCCCGTACAACGGGATGTTCACCTGGGACGAGATGATCAAGCGGGGAGAGGCGATCAGTCCCGACGAACTGGAAGAGCGCGAGGAGTCCCTCAACTTCGACGACGCCATCAACATCCAGTACACGAGCGGGACGACCGGGTTCCCGAAAGGCGTGGTGCTCACCCATCACGGCGTGATGAACAACGGGTTCATCATCGGCGAGGGGATGAAGTTCACCGAGAAGGACCGTCTCTGTATTCCGGTACCCTTCTACCACTGCTTCGGCATGGTCCTCTCGAACATGGCCTCGGTTACCCACGGTTCGACGATGGTCATCCCCGCCCCGTACTTCAATGCCGAGGCGGTCATGAAGACCGTCCAGAACGAGCGGTGTACCGCCGTCCACGGGGTGCCGACGATGTTCATCGCCGAACTTTCGCACCCTGAATTTGCAAAATATGATTTTTCCACCCTGCGCACCGGGATCATGGCCGGTTCCCCCTGCCCCATCGAGGTGATGAAGCAGGTCAACACCCTCATGAACATGCGCGACATCGTCATCGTCTACGGGCAGACCGAACTTTCGCCGGGCATCACCATGACCACCGTTGACGATCCCCTTGAGCGCCGGGTGGGGACGGTGGGCAGGGCCTTCCCACACACCGAGATCAAGATCATCGATCCATATACAAAGAGGATCGTCCCCCGTGGCGTGGTCGGCGAGATCTGTGCCCGCGGATATATGGCGATGAAGTGTTATTACAACAATCCATCGGCCACCCGCGCCACCCTGGACCACAACGGGTGGCTCCATACCAGCGACCTCGGAGTGATGGACGAGGAGGGGTACGTGAAGATGTCAGGGCGCCTCAAGGAGATGGTGATCCGGGGCGGCGAGAACATCTATCCCAGAGAGATCGAGGAGTTCCTCCACCACCACCCCAGGATCGCCGACGCCTATGTGATCGGCGTACCTGACAAAATATACGGCGAGGAACTGATGGCCTGGGTGAAGCCAAAGGAAGGGCAGAGCATCACGCCCGAGGAGATCGTCGAGTTCTGCACCGGCCAGATCGCCCGCTTCAAGATCCCGCGGTACTTCAAGTTCGTCGACGATTTCCCGATGTCGGTCACCGGCAAGATCCAGAAGTTCAAGATGCGCGATATCGCCGTCGAAGAACTCGGGCTTGGAGAGGCCTCAGAGGTCAAGACGGCCTGA
- a CDS encoding response regulator receiver protein, with protein MPAEHRKKELLALFQDLTSKTEIVEPMKKIHGSLRDRDAVGREIALIMREILDQGFFQTKLSPRQLATLVIAFNEGKNDTEIARELGNEKLAKTVARARVRIKLFRESDFDMPFERTELTDLVDSGKTMNEISQSLGISSSSLREYRHVIAMDEDATLDPYLERIKDVIEDRDLTEQMTRGVTNDGLSEAIDATEAEMIDVT; from the coding sequence ATGCCAGCAGAACACAGAAAAAAGGAACTCCTTGCACTCTTCCAGGACCTCACCAGCAAGACGGAGATCGTCGAGCCGATGAAGAAGATCCATGGAAGTCTCAGGGACCGTGATGCGGTGGGGCGCGAGATCGCCCTCATCATGCGCGAGATCCTTGACCAGGGTTTCTTCCAGACCAAGCTCTCCCCCCGCCAGCTGGCGACGCTCGTCATCGCCTTCAACGAAGGTAAGAATGACACCGAGATCGCCCGCGAGCTTGGAAACGAAAAACTGGCGAAGACTGTTGCCAGGGCACGGGTCAGGATCAAACTCTTCCGTGAGTCTGACTTTGACATGCCCTTCGAGCGCACCGAGCTCACCGACCTGGTCGATTCGGGGAAGACGATGAACGAGATCTCCCAGTCCCTGGGGATCAGTTCTTCGTCTCTGCGCGAGTACCGACACGTGATCGCCATGGATGAGGACGCCACGCTCGATCCCTACCTGGAACGGATCAAAGACGTGATCGAGGACCGCGACCTCACCGAGCAGATGACCCGCGGTGTCACCAACGACGGGCTTTCCGAGGCGATCGACGCGACCGAAGCCGAGATGATCGACGTAACGTAA
- the nifS gene encoding cysteine desulfurase NifS, whose translation MSEKIHYFDHAATTPTHPEVVAAMLPYFTEHFGNPSSLYGLADESREAVDRARGQVAAALGASPAEIFFTAGGTESDNWALKGVALANREKGDHIITTAIEHHAILHTCEFLERQGFSVTYLPVDRYGMVDPAAVEAAITDRTVLVSVMTANNEVGTIQPIAAIGAVAHEHGVLFHTDAVQAVGNVPIDVDAMQIDLLSLSGHKFYGPKGTGALYIRDGVAIETLVHGGGQEKGRRAGTENLPGIVGLGAAIERACGDIPGHAARVAALRDRLLDGILERVPEVTLNGHPTERLPGNINISFAGIDGEALLTLLGMQGVCASTGSACSSGEEAPSHVLTAMGVPPALARASLRLSLGDLTTGADIDFLLDALPDAVARLRRLSRGHA comes from the coding sequence ATGAGCGAAAAGATCCATTACTTCGACCACGCCGCCACGACCCCGACCCATCCCGAGGTCGTCGCCGCAATGCTCCCGTACTTCACCGAACACTTCGGCAACCCCTCTTCCCTGTACGGCCTTGCCGACGAGTCGCGGGAGGCGGTGGACCGTGCCCGCGGGCAGGTCGCCGCCGCCCTCGGCGCTTCGCCCGCCGAGATCTTCTTCACCGCCGGCGGGACCGAATCGGACAACTGGGCGCTGAAGGGCGTCGCCCTGGCGAACCGGGAGAAGGGCGACCATATCATCACCACCGCCATCGAGCACCACGCCATCCTCCACACCTGCGAGTTCCTGGAGAGGCAGGGCTTCTCGGTCACCTACCTGCCGGTCGACCGGTACGGCATGGTCGACCCGGCCGCCGTCGAGGCGGCGATCACCGACCGGACCGTCCTCGTCTCGGTGATGACCGCCAACAACGAGGTCGGCACCATCCAGCCCATCGCCGCGATCGGTGCCGTCGCCCACGAGCACGGCGTCCTCTTCCACACCGACGCCGTCCAGGCCGTCGGGAACGTGCCGATCGACGTCGACGCGATGCAGATCGACCTCCTCTCCCTCTCCGGCCACAAGTTCTACGGGCCCAAGGGGACAGGAGCGCTGTACATCAGGGACGGCGTCGCCATCGAGACCCTCGTCCACGGCGGCGGGCAGGAGAAGGGCCGGCGCGCCGGGACCGAAAACCTCCCCGGGATCGTCGGCCTGGGTGCGGCCATCGAGCGGGCGTGCGGTGACATCCCCGGCCACGCGGCGCGGGTGGCGGCGCTGCGCGACCGCCTCCTCGACGGGATCCTGGAGCGTGTGCCCGAGGTCACCCTTAACGGCCACCCGACCGAGCGCCTCCCCGGCAACATCAACATCTCGTTTGCGGGGATCGACGGCGAGGCCCTCCTCACCCTCCTCGGGATGCAGGGCGTCTGCGCCTCCACCGGGAGCGCCTGCTCATCCGGCGAAGAAGCGCCTTCCCATGTCCTCACCGCCATGGGCGTTCCCCCCGCCCTCGCCCGCGCCTCGCTCCGTCTCAGCCTCGGCGACCTGACCACCGGAGCAGACATCGACTTCCTCCTCGACGCTCTCCCCGACGCCGTCGCACGCCTGCGCAGACTCTCGCGTGGCCATGCCTGA
- a CDS encoding MTAP family purine nucleoside phosphorylase, producing the protein MLGIIGGTSLLYCDLPALEEKTVWTPYGPASVHVGEIALMLRHQADRPPHQINYRAQMAALALCGVDRVVAFGSVGSLKPLIQPGTVVLPTDYLSLTDIPSFHNHAIEHVMPAMDQDLVRQISGAIPTAEVGGIYVQTRGPRIETISEVQALAKVADVVGMTVASEATLARELEIPFAAVCTVDNYANGLSDEVLTYEHILATSKKYARRTEDLVGAVVHALGE; encoded by the coding sequence ATGCTCGGGATCATCGGCGGCACCAGCCTCCTGTACTGTGACCTTCCGGCACTGGAGGAAAAAACGGTCTGGACCCCCTATGGTCCGGCTTCGGTGCATGTCGGCGAGATCGCCCTGATGCTCAGGCACCAGGCCGACCGTCCGCCCCACCAGATCAACTACCGCGCCCAGATGGCGGCGCTCGCCCTCTGCGGTGTGGACCGGGTCGTCGCTTTCGGGTCGGTCGGGTCGTTAAAGCCCCTCATCCAGCCCGGAACGGTGGTGCTCCCGACCGACTATCTCAGCCTCACCGATATCCCGTCCTTCCACAACCATGCCATCGAGCATGTGATGCCGGCCATGGACCAGGACCTGGTCAGGCAGATCTCCGGGGCCATCCCCACCGCCGAGGTCGGGGGGATCTATGTCCAGACGCGGGGGCCCAGGATCGAGACCATTTCTGAGGTGCAGGCCCTGGCAAAGGTCGCGGACGTCGTCGGGATGACGGTGGCGAGCGAGGCGACGCTTGCGCGCGAGCTCGAAATTCCGTTCGCCGCCGTCTGTACGGTTGACAATTATGCAAACGGCCTCTCCGACGAGGTGCTCACCTACGAGCATATCCTCGCCACCTCGAAGAAATATGCGAGGCGGACCGAGGACCTGGTCGGTGCGGTCGTGCACGCACTGGGGGAGTAA
- a CDS encoding molybdenum cofactor biosynthesis protein MoaE: MVGITHNKIDPSAPMRASSAALAGSVVTYVGRVRAEEGATGLSIEADVQQATDTLASIRDEAVRRFGLSCAHVVHRVGEVSVGDVVLLVAAGAPERDVAFEACEYIVNAVKEEKVVRKQPMLAA, from the coding sequence ATGGTCGGGATCACACACAATAAGATCGACCCCAGCGCCCCGATGCGAGCATCGAGCGCCGCGCTGGCGGGTTCGGTCGTCACCTATGTCGGCCGGGTGCGGGCCGAGGAGGGCGCCACCGGGCTTTCGATCGAGGCGGATGTCCAGCAGGCAACCGATACGCTGGCATCGATCAGGGACGAGGCGGTCAGGCGTTTCGGGCTGAGCTGTGCCCATGTCGTGCACCGCGTCGGCGAGGTCAGTGTCGGAGACGTCGTCCTTCTGGTGGCCGCGGGTGCACCTGAGAGGGACGTGGCCTTTGAGGCGTGCGAGTACATCGTCAATGCCGTCAAGGAGGAGAAAGTCGTCAGGAAACAACCCATGCTCGCGGCCTGA
- a CDS encoding metal-dependent hydrolase, with amino-acid sequence MKIQWLGHACFLLEGSRTILIDPFVPSGEIPTDPDIVAVTHGHADHLGEVVRIKKPTVTMNEIAKYLAARGVPTEPMNIGGTVEVDGVSFTMTPALHSSWLEEAGGGYYGGAAAGFVITMDGVTVYHAGDTGLFSDMKLIRELYRPDVALLPVGGRFTMGPREAMVAAEFVGAKTVVPMHYDTWPVIAQDLSGFKAAIERTTDIKVALLAPGESLEV; translated from the coding sequence ATGAAGATCCAGTGGCTCGGCCATGCATGCTTCCTGCTCGAAGGGAGCAGGACTATTCTTATCGACCCGTTCGTTCCTTCAGGCGAGATCCCGACCGATCCCGACATCGTGGCCGTCACCCACGGTCATGCCGACCATCTCGGGGAGGTGGTCAGGATCAAAAAGCCGACGGTGACGATGAACGAGATCGCAAAGTATCTCGCCGCACGGGGTGTCCCGACCGAACCGATGAATATCGGCGGGACGGTCGAAGTGGACGGCGTCTCGTTCACGATGACGCCCGCGCTCCACTCTTCGTGGCTTGAGGAGGCAGGCGGCGGGTATTATGGCGGCGCGGCGGCCGGGTTCGTCATCACCATGGACGGCGTCACCGTCTACCACGCGGGCGACACCGGCCTCTTCTCAGACATGAAGTTGATCCGGGAACTCTACCGTCCCGACGTCGCCCTCCTCCCGGTCGGCGGGCGGTTCACGATGGGGCCCAGGGAGGCGATGGTGGCGGCTGAGTTCGTGGGGGCGAAGACCGTCGTCCCGATGCACTACGACACCTGGCCGGTGATCGCCCAGGACCTTTCAGGATTCAAGGCGGCGATCGAGCGGACGACCGACATCAAAGTGGCGCTTCTTGCGCCTGGCGAGAGTCTTGAGGTCTGA
- a CDS encoding amidohydrolase family protein, translating to MKESYNGEDVLIKDVEVQGRRVNIKVEGGRFAAIGEEAGGEADVVIEGRGAVALPGLYNTHTHAAMTLLRGYADDMLLQAWLSEKIWPLEAHLTGEDVYWGTQLACLEMIRSGTVGFNDMYFFMDEAARAVDKMGMKAQLAYGFIDLFDEEKREKEIKATEALVSSIQAMNNPGIKAAVGPHAVYTVSEEGLSWCAEFSRQQNIGIHVHLAETEQEVTDCVAKTGVRPTQVLDRCGLLTPRTVAAHCCWLDSDDCALLGDRGVFASHNPTSNMKLAVGRAMPYGLLKERGAGLCLGTDGCSSNNNLDMFEEMKFAALLQKFFWHSPTILPAGEALAMASANGAEALGFKGGRLEVGAPADLVLLDRRAACNTPLYNAVSNAVYACNGGAVTTVLCDGRVLMQDGVVPGEAEVLDGARQAIAGLLERHQASVSE from the coding sequence ATGAAAGAATCATACAATGGAGAGGACGTCCTGATAAAGGACGTCGAGGTACAGGGCAGACGGGTGAACATCAAGGTCGAAGGCGGACGGTTTGCGGCCATCGGCGAGGAAGCCGGCGGCGAGGCCGATGTCGTCATCGAGGGTCGCGGTGCGGTCGCCCTGCCCGGGCTGTACAACACCCACACCCATGCGGCGATGACCCTGCTGCGGGGGTACGCCGACGACATGCTCCTCCAGGCGTGGCTCTCAGAGAAGATCTGGCCGCTTGAGGCGCATCTGACCGGCGAGGACGTCTACTGGGGGACGCAGCTCGCATGTCTTGAGATGATCCGGTCGGGAACGGTCGGTTTCAACGACATGTACTTCTTCATGGACGAGGCGGCCAGGGCCGTCGATAAGATGGGGATGAAGGCGCAGCTCGCGTACGGCTTCATCGACCTCTTCGACGAGGAGAAGCGGGAAAAAGAGATCAAGGCGACCGAGGCGCTGGTCTCTTCGATCCAGGCGATGAACAATCCCGGGATCAAGGCGGCGGTCGGGCCGCACGCCGTCTATACGGTCTCTGAGGAGGGACTCTCCTGGTGCGCCGAGTTCTCCCGGCAGCAGAACATCGGCATCCATGTCCACCTGGCCGAGACCGAGCAGGAGGTGACCGACTGCGTCGCCAAGACCGGGGTGCGCCCCACGCAAGTCCTGGACCGGTGCGGGCTTCTCACCCCGCGGACCGTCGCCGCCCACTGCTGCTGGCTTGATTCGGACGACTGCGCTCTCCTTGGCGACCGCGGCGTTTTCGCCTCCCACAATCCCACAAGCAACATGAAACTCGCCGTCGGCCGGGCGATGCCGTACGGGTTGCTGAAGGAACGGGGTGCCGGGCTCTGTCTCGGGACCGACGGATGTTCCTCCAACAACAACCTGGACATGTTCGAGGAGATGAAGTTCGCCGCCCTCCTCCAGAAGTTCTTCTGGCACTCGCCGACGATCCTCCCGGCAGGCGAGGCGCTTGCCATGGCCTCGGCAAACGGCGCCGAGGCCCTCGGGTTCAAGGGCGGACGGCTTGAGGTCGGTGCTCCGGCCGACCTGGTCCTCCTCGATCGCCGGGCCGCCTGCAACACCCCGCTGTATAACGCGGTCTCCAACGCAGTCTATGCCTGCAACGGCGGCGCGGTCACCACCGTACTCTGCGACGGCCGCGTCCTGATGCAGGACGGCGTCGTGCCGGGCGAGGCCGAGGTGCTGGACGGCGCACGGCAGGCGATCGCCGGGTTGCTTGAGCGGCACCAGGCATCGGTGTCTGAGTAA
- a CDS encoding aldolase gives MPYTLSLITVEKKEELAERYADLIDHEVKSEVFGCCIKLLTDDKETKERWEENFYFISQNIRSHGRLYHLGDPALPRDTLYYDPQSRTAFLINVAYYGLVKSLALSVAGDVLEEEHGTHSVHGACIDADGRGTAVLGESGAGKTTQTYGLLLDGRIRVVSDDWFFARVYGSDVFAYGSEKNFYIRADLAGAWPAFADLVGQADLDAEERAVVDLRSVVGKGRVLPMTTLRTVIFLRRHEGGPVRCVPLEPDEALEAASAAGYFNPHLLVRTPFREGIRRRFFAALLGATRVFEVTAGPTPAETQEVLREIVMGERRN, from the coding sequence ATGCCCTACACCCTCAGCCTCATCACGGTCGAGAAGAAGGAAGAACTGGCCGAACGGTATGCCGATCTGATCGACCATGAGGTGAAGTCGGAGGTCTTCGGGTGCTGCATCAAACTTCTCACCGACGATAAAGAGACGAAGGAGCGGTGGGAGGAGAACTTCTACTTCATCTCCCAGAACATCCGGTCCCACGGCCGCCTCTACCATCTCGGGGATCCCGCGCTCCCGCGAGACACCCTGTACTACGACCCGCAGTCCAGGACCGCCTTTCTCATCAATGTCGCCTATTATGGTCTGGTCAAGTCCCTCGCCCTCTCGGTCGCAGGAGATGTCCTGGAAGAGGAGCACGGAACCCACTCGGTCCACGGTGCCTGCATCGATGCCGACGGCCGGGGCACCGCGGTCCTCGGCGAGTCGGGGGCGGGCAAGACCACCCAGACCTACGGCCTCCTTCTGGACGGGCGGATCCGGGTGGTCTCGGACGACTGGTTCTTTGCCCGGGTCTACGGGAGCGATGTCTTCGCCTATGGTTCGGAGAAGAACTTCTATATCAGGGCCGACCTGGCCGGGGCATGGCCGGCGTTCGCCGACCTTGTCGGCCAGGCCGACCTCGACGCCGAGGAGCGGGCGGTGGTCGACCTCCGCTCGGTGGTGGGGAAGGGGCGGGTTCTTCCGATGACCACGTTGAGGACGGTGATCTTTCTCAGGCGCCATGAAGGGGGTCCGGTACGGTGCGTACCCCTCGAACCTGATGAGGCCCTCGAGGCGGCATCGGCCGCCGGGTACTTCAATCCTCATCTCCTCGTCAGGACACCCTTCAGGGAAGGGATACGCCGTCGCTTCTTCGCCGCACTCCTCGGGGCGACCAGGGTCTTCGAGGTCACGGCCGGGCCGACGCCTGCCGAGACGCAGGAGGTGTTGCGGGAGATCGTTATGGGGGAGCGGCGGAATTGA
- a CDS encoding type IV pilin, with translation MSDDTAVSETLGTVLMVFLVVLLAGISFALFSGIFSEAHVEKPPLTANLAKAVHVGAPHGDGRVIEVTNVAGDTLYFSKDRAGVHEDLKEVKIYVIPPDGQVIEPVTSESMEEDRGFRPGECLYIFYDGNAGAVNWTRNRGFWLTNDIERRKSTTPYFYDLSQYPQYWNGSAHIWQDNPQGTPAGKGTWGLRVVDVRSGTVVTETTFPVS, from the coding sequence ATGAGCGATGACACTGCCGTCTCCGAAACCCTCGGGACTGTTCTCATGGTCTTTCTGGTCGTACTCCTGGCAGGGATCTCGTTCGCGCTCTTCTCCGGAATCTTCAGTGAGGCTCATGTTGAAAAGCCCCCGCTGACCGCCAATCTCGCAAAGGCCGTCCATGTCGGTGCGCCGCACGGCGACGGCCGGGTGATCGAGGTCACGAACGTCGCCGGCGACACCCTCTATTTCTCCAAGGATCGCGCCGGGGTGCATGAAGACCTGAAGGAAGTGAAGATCTATGTCATCCCTCCGGACGGCCAGGTGATCGAACCGGTCACGTCCGAATCGATGGAGGAGGACCGTGGGTTCAGACCCGGGGAATGCCTGTACATCTTCTATGACGGGAACGCCGGTGCCGTGAACTGGACCCGGAACCGGGGGTTCTGGTTGACCAACGACATCGAGAGGCGCAAGAGCACGACCCCGTATTTCTACGACCTGAGCCAGTACCCACAGTACTGGAACGGCAGCGCACACATATGGCAGGACAACCCGCAGGGCACGCCTGCCGGCAAGGGTACGTGGGGGTTGCGGGTGGTCGATGTGCGGTCGGGGACGGTCGTGACCGAGACGACGTTTCCGGTCTCATAG
- a CDS encoding iron-sulfur cluster assembly scaffold protein, which produces MQFTETVMDHFTNPRNVGVLEDADAFVEVGSSECGDTTALYLKIEDDRIVDVRFRTLGCAAAIASSSMATEMIKGKSLEEAWALTNREVAAALGGLPEPKMHCSVLAEDAIRQAINAYREKQGLEPW; this is translated from the coding sequence ATGCAGTTCACAGAGACCGTCATGGACCACTTCACCAACCCGCGCAATGTCGGGGTGCTGGAGGACGCAGACGCCTTCGTCGAGGTGGGGAGTTCGGAGTGCGGGGACACCACCGCCCTGTACCTCAAGATCGAGGACGACCGGATCGTGGACGTCAGGTTCAGGACCCTGGGATGCGCCGCGGCCATCGCCTCCTCCAGCATGGCGACCGAGATGATCAAGGGCAAGAGCCTGGAAGAAGCCTGGGCGCTCACCAATCGTGAGGTCGCCGCCGCCCTCGGCGGCCTCCCTGAGCCGAAGATGCACTGCTCAGTCCTGGCCGAGGACGCGATCAGGCAGGCAATCAACGCCTATCGGGAAAAACAGGGGCTTGAACCCTGGTGA
- a CDS encoding bifunctional 5,6,7,8-tetrahydromethanopterin hydro-lyase/3-hexulose-6-phosphate synthase — MYLIGEALVGTGAELAHIDLVMGDKNGPVGMAFANGMSQLSAGHTPLLAVVRPNLLTKPATLIIPKVTLKTGEQVNEIFGPAQAAVAKAVADSVEEGVFEGIDLDETVILASVFIAPDAEDYSKIYRYNYGATKLAIRRAIQKFPDTETLLYEKDRSTHAVMGFKVQRLWNPPYLQVAMDLVDMAKVEAVLTAVPKNDHVLFEAGTPLIKQFGLNVLSEIRKIRPDAFIIADLKTLDTGNLEARMASDAGADAVVISGLAPTATIEKAIEETKKTGIYSVIDMLNVADPVALIKELKVKPDIVELHRAIDTEGDEYSWGNIPAIKEAAGGKLLVATAGGVRQHVVRKALDSGADILVVGRAITASKDIGHAADEFIERMDNPEIDQFRIMTDF; from the coding sequence ATGTATTTGATAGGTGAAGCTCTCGTTGGAACTGGCGCGGAACTCGCGCACATCGACCTTGTCATGGGGGACAAGAACGGCCCGGTGGGGATGGCCTTTGCAAACGGTATGTCACAGCTCTCTGCGGGCCACACCCCGCTCCTTGCGGTGGTACGCCCGAACCTGCTCACCAAACCGGCCACCCTCATCATCCCGAAGGTGACCCTGAAGACGGGCGAGCAGGTGAATGAGATCTTCGGCCCGGCCCAGGCCGCCGTCGCCAAGGCCGTCGCCGACTCGGTCGAAGAAGGAGTCTTTGAGGGGATCGACCTTGACGAGACCGTCATCCTCGCCAGCGTCTTCATCGCACCCGACGCGGAGGACTACAGCAAGATTTACCGGTACAACTATGGCGCCACCAAACTCGCCATCCGCCGTGCCATCCAGAAGTTCCCTGACACCGAGACCCTCCTCTACGAGAAAGACCGGTCCACCCACGCTGTCATGGGCTTCAAGGTCCAGCGTCTCTGGAACCCCCCGTACCTCCAGGTCGCCATGGACCTCGTGGACATGGCAAAGGTCGAGGCCGTGCTCACCGCGGTCCCGAAGAACGATCACGTCCTCTTCGAGGCCGGCACCCCGCTGATCAAGCAGTTCGGGCTGAACGTCCTCTCCGAGATCAGGAAGATCCGGCCGGACGCCTTCATCATCGCCGACCTCAAGACCCTTGACACTGGCAACCTTGAGGCCCGGATGGCCTCTGACGCCGGTGCCGACGCCGTCGTCATCTCCGGCCTCGCCCCGACCGCCACCATCGAGAAGGCGATCGAGGAGACGAAGAAGACCGGCATCTACTCGGTCATCGACATGCTCAATGTCGCCGACCCGGTGGCGCTGATCAAAGAACTGAAGGTCAAACCGGACATCGTCGAACTCCACCGCGCCATCGACACCGAGGGCGACGAATATTCCTGGGGCAACATTCCGGCGATCAAGGAAGCCGCGGGCGGCAAACTCCTCGTCGCCACCGCCGGCGGGGTCAGGCAACATGTTGTGCGGAAGGCCCTGGACTCGGGCGCCGACATCCTGGTCGTCGGCCGTGCGATCACCGCGAGCAAGGACATCGGTCATGCCGCGGACGAGTTCATCGAGCGGATGGACAACCCGGAGATCGATCAGTTCAGAATTATGACCGATTTCTAA